Proteins co-encoded in one Christiangramia fulva genomic window:
- a CDS encoding PorP/SprF family type IX secretion system membrane protein produces the protein MKKILILLIIGSLGSISEVFAQQDPQYTQYMYNTEIINPAYAGSREALSFAGLYRSQWVGLDGAPDTFTFSVHSPIKIKNVGLGLSLVHDEIGPSQETYANIDYSYTIWTSAYGRLAFGLKTGFNVVNIDYSKLNVAQEGDIFDNNINNRIRLQIGTGIYYYTDKFYVGLSAPNLIESKYFDEESLGNPDAYVFSREKIHLYLMSGYVFDLSPDVKFKPATLMKAVAGAPLQVDVSANFLIYDKLSLGAAWRWSAALSALVGFQLSDELMLGFAYDQETTELAKYNNGSFEFYLRYEIFKSRERIYTPRFF, from the coding sequence ATGAAGAAAATTTTAATATTACTGATAATTGGAAGTTTGGGTTCTATTTCTGAAGTCTTTGCTCAGCAGGATCCCCAATACACTCAATATATGTACAATACTGAGATCATAAATCCGGCTTATGCAGGTTCTCGAGAAGCCCTAAGTTTTGCCGGATTATATCGATCCCAGTGGGTGGGCCTGGATGGTGCACCAGATACTTTTACTTTTTCTGTACACTCCCCTATCAAAATTAAAAATGTAGGTTTAGGATTGTCTTTGGTTCATGACGAAATAGGTCCTTCGCAGGAAACTTATGCGAATATTGATTATTCTTACACCATCTGGACTTCTGCCTACGGTCGCCTGGCCTTCGGACTAAAAACCGGTTTCAATGTTGTTAATATCGATTATTCCAAGTTGAACGTAGCCCAGGAAGGTGATATTTTTGATAATAATATCAATAACCGAATCCGTCTACAAATAGGTACGGGAATATATTATTATACCGATAAATTTTATGTTGGCCTTTCGGCTCCCAATCTTATCGAATCAAAATATTTTGATGAAGAAAGTCTTGGAAATCCAGATGCTTACGTTTTTAGCCGTGAAAAGATACATTTATACCTTATGAGCGGATATGTTTTTGACCTCTCCCCTGATGTCAAATTCAAACCTGCGACATTAATGAAAGCTGTGGCCGGTGCTCCACTACAGGTAGATGTTTCTGCTAACTTTCTGATTTACGATAAACTTAGCCTGGGAGCTGCATGGCGATGGAGTGCCGCATTAAGTGCCCTGGTAGGGTTTCAGCTCTCAGATGAACTAATGCTGGGGTTTGCTTATGATCAGGAAACAACAGAATTGGCTAAATACAATAACGGATCTTTTGAATTCTATTTAAGATACGAGATCTTTAAAAGCCGCGAACGCATTTACACACCCCGATTCTTTTAA
- a CDS encoding OmpA family protein: MKVFIKINLLILILMSSSFSYAQRAKMNKAQKEYDRFAYIDAQKIYLQVVSEGYSSPELFEKLGNTYYFNGDYENAARWYEKLMKEYPDQTEPKYYFRAAQSLKSLGDYKASDTLMKVFTEIGSRELVIQNFKSNPDYLKKIKAKPKKWVLEPAEINSEYTDFGSAFYGNKLVYASAKPDSTARKVPIYEWNNQPFFDLFEAEMDENGKLSNPKRLPGEINSNLHESSAVFTKDGNTVYFTRNNYLNGRKGKDRDYNIRLKLYKATKKDGKWREIVELPFNDASYSTAHPALSPDETRLYFSSDRPGTFGESDLWYVDIRGENEYGAPVNLGKNINTEVRESFPFISKENVLYFSSNGRPGLGGLDIFYTPLDKNGMPTEIIIMAEPVNGKKDDFAFAVDLEKDIAFLSSNRNTSDANDNIYRATHACKVLLRGTVKDEITKQLLEEADLALFNEENEKIDSLKTDKNGGFNFNLDCGMQYSLRVTKDDYESVEKIVIAPDDAQEIELPIAMRKIGCPPNDLGCRLSLQPIYFDFNKANIRPDAEVELAKIWAALKEYPELEIKIESHTDSRGSKEYNMELSEARAQATLEWLVNRGINTDRLTAKGYGESRLINECSDGADCTEAEHQLNRRSVFLIKEEESIKK, translated from the coding sequence ATGAAAGTATTTATAAAAATAAACCTGTTAATCCTTATTCTAATGTCTTCTTCATTTAGCTATGCCCAGCGGGCAAAAATGAACAAGGCACAAAAAGAATACGACAGGTTTGCCTATATCGATGCACAGAAAATTTATTTGCAAGTCGTTAGTGAAGGTTACAGTTCTCCAGAATTATTTGAAAAGTTAGGAAATACCTATTACTTCAATGGCGATTATGAAAATGCGGCCAGGTGGTATGAAAAACTAATGAAAGAATATCCCGATCAAACAGAACCCAAATACTATTTCAGGGCAGCACAAAGTTTGAAAAGCCTAGGTGATTATAAGGCTTCAGATACTTTAATGAAAGTATTCACCGAAATTGGCTCCCGGGAGCTCGTGATTCAGAATTTCAAAAGCAACCCAGATTATCTTAAGAAAATTAAAGCGAAACCTAAAAAATGGGTGCTGGAACCTGCTGAAATCAATAGTGAGTACACCGATTTTGGTTCAGCCTTCTATGGTAATAAACTCGTTTACGCTTCAGCCAAACCTGACTCCACCGCAAGAAAAGTTCCTATTTATGAATGGAATAACCAGCCATTTTTTGACCTTTTTGAGGCCGAAATGGATGAAAACGGGAAACTGAGTAATCCTAAGCGTCTACCGGGAGAGATAAATAGTAATTTACACGAATCCTCAGCCGTTTTTACGAAAGATGGAAACACAGTGTATTTTACGCGGAACAACTATTTAAACGGGAGAAAAGGAAAAGACCGGGATTATAATATCAGGTTAAAACTTTATAAGGCCACTAAGAAAGATGGAAAATGGAGGGAGATTGTGGAATTGCCCTTTAACGATGCGTCATACTCCACCGCCCATCCTGCTTTAAGCCCTGATGAAACACGGCTTTATTTTTCTTCTGACCGTCCTGGTACTTTTGGAGAGTCAGACCTTTGGTATGTTGATATTCGAGGTGAAAACGAATATGGTGCACCGGTAAATCTCGGGAAGAATATCAATACCGAAGTCCGTGAATCTTTTCCTTTTATAAGTAAGGAAAATGTATTGTATTTTTCATCTAATGGTCGTCCCGGTTTAGGAGGACTGGATATTTTTTATACCCCACTTGATAAAAATGGAATGCCTACAGAAATAATCATTATGGCCGAACCGGTAAATGGAAAAAAAGATGATTTTGCATTTGCGGTCGATCTTGAAAAAGATATCGCCTTTCTATCGTCTAATAGAAATACTTCTGATGCAAATGATAATATTTACCGGGCTACTCATGCCTGCAAAGTGTTATTACGGGGAACGGTGAAAGATGAGATTACAAAACAACTATTGGAAGAAGCAGACCTGGCTCTATTTAATGAGGAAAATGAAAAAATAGATAGTTTAAAAACAGATAAAAACGGTGGCTTCAATTTTAATTTGGATTGCGGAATGCAATATTCTTTAAGAGTAACGAAGGATGATTATGAGTCGGTTGAAAAAATTGTTATCGCACCCGATGATGCTCAAGAAATAGAACTGCCTATTGCTATGAGGAAAATAGGCTGTCCTCCAAATGATCTGGGTTGTCGCCTCAGCCTTCAACCTATATATTTCGATTTTAATAAAGCCAACATAAGACCAGATGCCGAAGTTGAACTTGCTAAAATATGGGCGGCTTTAAAGGAGTATCCAGAATTAGAAATAAAAATAGAATCACATACAGATAGCCGTGGAAGTAAAGAATATAATATGGAACTATCTGAAGCCCGTGCCCAGGCTACACTTGAATGGCTCGTAAATCGCGGAATTAACACGGATCGTCTCACTGCTAAAGGCTATGGCGAAAGTCGACTTATCAATGAATGCAGTGACGGCGCAGATTGTACCGAAGCGGAACATCAACTCAATAGAAGATCTGTTTTCTTAATAAAAGAAGAGGAATCAATTAAAAAGTAA